The Montipora foliosa isolate CH-2021 chromosome 1, ASM3666993v2, whole genome shotgun sequence genome has a window encoding:
- the LOC138004453 gene encoding 5-hydroxytryptamine receptor 4-like, with product MASQPFEQITETANRAWCAFFGLESAAVIIGNALVIAAFIASESLRKRKTYLLLISLAVADFLIGAMVIPMYIHVIGGQVTEWWTLDNNVIHTQRSIEIFTSFASIFFLVVIALERVYAALSPIYHDNLKPVGYYIVICIVWIFSAIIGILSYLRERHVGKANNGHIFYMLMVLITLSMLTIIISYIIVVVSLFRSRKFTNEFERKMAATLLMLTVIFVVTWLPFKVINYVMFLKPGTTLACGRDLGCVYQALYATKFLHFLNSVVNPIVYALRVKDFREGVRRILCCSCGTTGPASSKAVREKGFDNPAVSMQSLDTVVPSMFL from the coding sequence ATGGCCTCCCAACCATTCGAACAGATCACCGAAACTGCGAACAGAGCTTGGTGCGCCTTTTTTGGTTTGGAGTCAGCGGCCGTCATCATCGGTAATGCACTCGTGATAGCCGCCTTTATCGCCAGTGAGTCGTTGCGCAAGCGAAAAACCTATCTCTTGCTGATTAGCCTGGCAGTAGCAGATTTCTTGATTGGAGCAATGGTCATTCCAATGTACATTCACGTGATTGGCGGCCAGGTCACCGAATGGTGGACATTGGATAACAATGTAATACATACTCAGAGATCCATAGAGATATTTACGTCTTTTGCCTCCATCTTCTTTCTTGTGGTAATCGCTTTAGAGAGAGTTTACGCTGCGTTGTCGCCAATTTACCATGATAACCTAAAACCCGTAGGCTATTACATTGTTATCTGTATTGTTTGGATCTTTTCTGCCATTATTGGAATTCTTTCCTATTTGCGCGAACGCCACGTTGGCAAAGCCAATAACGGGCATATATTTTATATGTTGATGGTGTTGATAACTCTTTCTATGCTTACTATCATCATATCTTACATCATCGTAGTGGTTAGTTTGTTTAGATCTCGAAAGTTCACAAACGAATTTGAGAGGAAAATGGCTGCCACCTTGCTAATGCTAACCGTGATTTTTGTGGTCACTTGGCTGCCATTCAAGGTCATAAATTACGTGATGTTTTTGAAACCTGGAACAACGCTAGCCTGTGGCCGCGACCTGGGTTGTGTTTACCAGGCTCTCTACGCCACAAAGTTCCTTCATTTCTTAAACTCGGTAGTGAATCCCATTGTGTATGCATTAAGGGTTAAAGATTTCAGGGAGGGTGTGCGACGTATTTTGTGCTGTAGTTGCGGGACAACAGGTCCCGCGAGCTCTAAAGCGGTGAGGGAGAAAGGATTTGATAATCCCGCGGTGTCGATGCAGTCCCTTGACACTGTAGTCCCATCCATGTTTTTGTAA